The following DNA comes from Bacteroidota bacterium.
AGATGAGGTGGAATATACCGGGATTTGTAAGGCTCCTTTTGTTTTCGGACTACCCGATTTAAATTATTCCCAAAAATTAATACCGGCAAAAACCTCAGTAAAAGGAATTTACATCATAAACTCATCATTTATAATGAATGGCACATCCAATGTAAACGAAACCTTACAGTTGGTAGATAAGAACCTTCAAACCGTCACCCAAAATGAAAAATAAACCAATTGCAACCCTGTCACTTGATTTGGACAATCAATGGTCGTACATGAAAATTCATGGCGACAAAGGTTGGGAAACTTTCCCCAGTTACCTGGATGTATTCGTGCCATACGTACTCAAAGCCCTGGATGAGCTCAACCTTAAAATTACTTTTTTTATTGTCGGACAGGATGCAGAATTGCATAAGAACCATGCTGCCCTAAAGATGATTATTGAACATGGCCATGAAATAGCCAATCATTCTTTTCATCATGAATCATGGCTGCACTTGTACAGCAAGGATCAGATAGAAAAAGAAATTGTCCTGGCGGAAGAGAACATCATTTCGGTTACAGGCCAAAAGCCAAGAGGCTTCAGAGGGCCGGGCTTCAGCTGGAGTCCCGATTTGTTATTCACCCTCAGTGAGCGGGGATATCTTTACGATGCTTCCACTTTGCCAACTTATATAGGGCCTTTTGCCCGGTTGTATTATTTCTGGACCTCTCATCTTACCAAAGAACAGAAAAAAGAAAGAAAAGGCCTGTTTGGTTCTTTCAAGGATGGTTTTATGCCGCTTAAACCCTACCATTGGCAGGTTAATGGAACGAATAAATTACTGGAAGTCCCGGTAAGTACTATCCCCATCTTCAAAGTACCTTTCCACCTAAGTTATTTGCTTTATATTAGCAGTTACTCCATCCTGCTCATGCAGGCTTACCTGAATTTTGCACTGTTCCTATGTAAACTTACGGGTACCCATCCAAGTTTTCTGCTTCATCCCCTCGATTTAATCGGTGGCGACCAGATCCCAGAGTTGTCATTTTTCCCGGGGATGAATGTTAAAAGTGAAAAAAAACTCCTCGTTTTTAAAAAAGTTATTAAACGGCTGAAAAAGCGCTATGATATTGTTACTATGAGTCAATTTGCAAAAACATACCAGGCCCAATCAGGACTGAGGGTAAAACATGTGGATCATCAGCCTGATGAATAAATATTTCTCTTATTTATTACAGTTCAATGCCTCAAAATATTTTAATTATGGAAAGTGTTCAGAGTGCAGAAGTACAAAATAAGATTTTGATCAAGAGGGTCAGCATTAGACCTCTTCTAATAAGCCTGCGGCCTTACCAATGGATAAAAAATTTCCTGGTTTTTGGAGGGTTGATTTTTTCCATTTCGTTGTTTAATTGGACAATAGCATTGCGCAGCATAGTAGCCTTTATAGCTTTTTGCTTTGCAAGCAGCAGTGTATATTTGTTAAACGACCTCCGGGATGTTGAAGAAGACAAGTTACATCCTTCCAAACGCCTGCGTCCTTTGGCTGCCGGAACTTTAAATACAGGTATAGCTATCACCTTCATGTTCTTACTCTTTTTTTCATCTGCAATCCTCTCATGGCTGCTTGATCCTAAATTTGCAGGAATTGTTCTGACTTATTTCATTATGAATATAGCCTATTCGCTTGGACTGAAAAAAATGGTTATAGTGGATGTCATGATCGTTTCGGCAGGTTTCTTGTTAAGGGCTCTGGCCGGATGTGTGGTAATCGGGGTTAAACTATCCCCCTGGCTTTTCTTATGTACCATGCTACTGGCATTATTGATGGGGTTTGGGAAACGGCGGCATGAGATTAATTTTTTGCAAAACGAAGCCCACAATCACCGTAAAAACCTTACAGAATATTCTGTTCCCCTTCTGGATACAATGATGACCATTTGCGGGGCAACAGCTATCGCCACCTATGCATTGTACACGATGGCCGATGAAACAATTGCCCACTTTGGGTCAAACTGGTTAGTGCTAACTACGCCTTTTGTATTATATGGAATCTTCAGGTATTTCTACCTGGTTCATCAAAAAGACGGAGGGGGTGATCCCACCAAACTTCTGGTTGCAGATATGCCTTCATTAATCAATATCTGTATCTGGGTGATTTGTGTATGTGTGATTATATATGGGAAATTATAAACCAGGGAATTGGAACTCCACCAAATCAATAGAAAAAAACATTTCAGAAATCTTTAAAAACATAACATGAAAGATTGGATCACAGATTTTAAAATCAGTTTTAAGGAGATTAGTACCCCTGATGCTATTCCTGCCCATTACCGTAAATTAGTATTTTGGTGTATTGTAGTAATGATACTGGCCATAAGGTTTTTGACTATTCAAACCCCAGCATTGGACCGGACAGTATGGAAAGAAATTGATTACATCAG
Coding sequences within:
- a CDS encoding polysaccharide deacetylase family protein; amino-acid sequence: MKNKPIATLSLDLDNQWSYMKIHGDKGWETFPSYLDVFVPYVLKALDELNLKITFFIVGQDAELHKNHAALKMIIEHGHEIANHSFHHESWLHLYSKDQIEKEIVLAEENIISVTGQKPRGFRGPGFSWSPDLLFTLSERGYLYDASTLPTYIGPFARLYYFWTSHLTKEQKKERKGLFGSFKDGFMPLKPYHWQVNGTNKLLEVPVSTIPIFKVPFHLSYLLYISSYSILLMQAYLNFALFLCKLTGTHPSFLLHPLDLIGGDQIPELSFFPGMNVKSEKKLLVFKKVIKRLKKRYDIVTMSQFAKTYQAQSGLRVKHVDHQPDE
- a CDS encoding decaprenyl-phosphate phosphoribosyltransferase, with the translated sequence MESVQSAEVQNKILIKRVSIRPLLISLRPYQWIKNFLVFGGLIFSISLFNWTIALRSIVAFIAFCFASSSVYLLNDLRDVEEDKLHPSKRLRPLAAGTLNTGIAITFMFLLFFSSAILSWLLDPKFAGIVLTYFIMNIAYSLGLKKMVIVDVMIVSAGFLLRALAGCVVIGVKLSPWLFLCTMLLALLMGFGKRRHEINFLQNEAHNHRKNLTEYSVPLLDTMMTICGATAIATYALYTMADETIAHFGSNWLVLTTPFVLYGIFRYFYLVHQKDGGGDPTKLLVADMPSLINICIWVICVCVIIYGKL